One window from the genome of Dongia rigui encodes:
- the xsc gene encoding sulfoacetaldehyde acetyltransferase, translated as MKMTTEEAFVKVMQMHGIEHVFGIIGSAFMPISDLFPKAGIKFWDVAHECNGGYIADGYTRSTGKIAMCIAQNGPGITNFVTCIKTAYWNHTPMLLVTPQAANKTIGQGGFQEVEQMALFKDMVCYQEEVRDASRMAEVLNRVILKALRNSAPAQINVPRDLFTQVIDIDLPQIYPIEKPAGGAEAISNAAKLLSSAKFPVILSGAGVVLGGAIPECQALAERLDAPVCSSYQHNDSFPGSHPLAAGPLGYNGSKAAMELISKADVVLALGTRLNPFSTLPGYGIDYWPKNASIIQVDINPDRIGLTKKVSVAIAGDAKQVAVAILKQLSADAGNAGRTERKALIHQTKSAWLQTLSSMDHEDDDVGTSWNHDARTRQPERLSPRMAWRAIQAGLPKDAIISSDIGNNCAIGNAYPTFEKGRKYLAPGLFGPCGYGFPSIIGAKIGCPDTPVVGFAGDGAFGISMNEMTSVGRKEWPGITMVVFRNYQWGAEKRNTTLWYDNNFVGTELDPELSYAKLAEACGLKGVQARTQAELTAALKESCEAQKKGVTTFIEVILNQELGEPFRRDAMKKPVVIAGIDPKDMRPQKGA; from the coding sequence ATGAAAATGACCACGGAAGAGGCCTTCGTAAAGGTCATGCAGATGCACGGCATCGAGCATGTCTTCGGCATCATCGGTTCGGCCTTCATGCCGATCTCGGATCTCTTCCCCAAGGCTGGCATCAAGTTTTGGGACGTGGCCCATGAATGCAATGGCGGCTACATCGCCGACGGCTACACCCGTTCGACAGGCAAGATCGCGATGTGCATCGCCCAGAACGGCCCGGGCATCACGAACTTCGTCACCTGCATCAAGACCGCCTATTGGAACCATACGCCGATGCTGCTGGTGACGCCGCAGGCCGCCAACAAGACCATCGGGCAGGGCGGTTTCCAGGAAGTCGAGCAGATGGCCCTCTTCAAGGACATGGTCTGCTACCAGGAAGAAGTGCGCGATGCCAGCCGCATGGCCGAGGTCCTCAACCGCGTCATCCTGAAGGCGCTGCGCAATTCCGCCCCGGCGCAGATCAACGTGCCGCGTGACCTCTTCACCCAGGTCATCGATATCGACCTGCCGCAGATCTATCCGATCGAAAAGCCGGCCGGCGGTGCCGAAGCGATCTCGAACGCCGCGAAGCTCCTTTCCAGCGCCAAGTTCCCGGTGATCCTGTCGGGCGCCGGTGTCGTCCTCGGCGGCGCCATCCCGGAATGCCAAGCCTTGGCCGAGCGTCTCGATGCGCCGGTCTGCTCCTCCTATCAACACAATGACAGCTTCCCGGGCTCACATCCGCTGGCCGCCGGCCCCTTGGGCTATAACGGCTCGAAGGCGGCGATGGAGCTGATCTCCAAGGCCGATGTTGTGTTGGCGCTTGGAACGCGCCTCAATCCGTTCTCGACCTTGCCGGGTTACGGCATCGATTATTGGCCCAAGAACGCCAGCATCATCCAGGTCGACATCAACCCCGACCGTATTGGCCTTACCAAGAAGGTGAGCGTCGCCATTGCCGGTGACGCCAAGCAGGTTGCGGTCGCCATCCTCAAGCAGCTTTCCGCCGATGCCGGCAATGCCGGCCGCACCGAGCGAAAGGCGCTCATTCACCAGACGAAATCTGCCTGGCTGCAGACGCTTTCCAGCATGGACCATGAGGATGACGATGTCGGCACCTCCTGGAACCACGACGCCCGCACACGCCAGCCGGAGCGCCTCAGCCCCCGCATGGCCTGGCGCGCCATCCAGGCGGGCCTGCCGAAGGACGCCATCATCTCCAGCGATATCGGCAACAATTGCGCCATCGGCAATGCCTATCCGACCTTCGAGAAGGGCCGTAAATATCTGGCGCCGGGCCTGTTCGGCCCCTGCGGCTACGGCTTCCCGTCGATCATCGGTGCCAAGATCGGCTGCCCCGATACCCCGGTCGTGGGCTTTGCCGGCGACGGCGCCTTCGGTATCAGCATGAACGAGATGACCTCGGTCGGCCGCAAGGAATGGCCGGGCATCACCATGGTCGTATTCCGCAACTACCAATGGGGTGCGGAGAAGCGCAACACGACGCTTTGGTACGACAACAACTTCGTCGGTACCGAACTCGATCCGGAACTTTCATACGCCAAGCTTGCCGAGGCCTGCGGCTTGAAGGGTGTGCAAGCGCGCACCCAGGCCGAACTCACGGCCGCGTTGAAGGAATCCTGCGAGGCGCAGAAGAAGGGCGTCACCACCTTCATCGAGGTGATTCTCAATCAGGAACTCGGCGAACCATTCCGCCGCGATGCCATGAAGAAGCCGGTCGTCATTGCCGGCATCGACCCCAAGGACATGCGCCCGCAAAAAGGTGCTTGA
- the pdxR gene encoding MocR-like pyridoxine biosynthesis transcription factor PdxR — MEHDRTTTLQAQLRRMLVSAILDGQIPAGSPLPSCRALAQSLKIARNTVVLAYQDLTEEGFLIAKERSGFFVNPDVLSARPKEAVKGGEGPASADEPDWVTRFKCRPTAQRNIVKPANWQDYPYPFIYGQIDQTLFPLAAWRECSRQALSVNSVKEWANDRFAEDDPLLIEQIRTRLLPRRGVRVSADEILVTVGAQQALYLLSTLLFDHKTTFGLEDPGYTDARNIAGLRNCRLVSLPVDEHGLILGPHLDGCDYVYVTPSHQFPTTVTMSLERRHALLERAAEKDFLLIEDDYESELTHAGSPQPALKSLDRHGRVIFISSLSKTLAPGLRMGFLVAPKALVAELRALRRLMIRHPAANNQRTVALFLADGHHDTLLRRLCNVYRERLAAAVTAIARHLPEFTVNLTAGGTALWIKGPKDCDMAAIAAAAEKRGVVIEPGAVHFLNQPGPANFCRLGVSSIQTERIEPGIRLLAEAVREVA, encoded by the coding sequence TTGGAGCATGACCGGACGACGACGCTGCAGGCGCAGCTCCGGCGCATGCTGGTTTCCGCCATCCTCGACGGGCAGATTCCGGCTGGCAGCCCCTTGCCCTCCTGCAGGGCATTGGCCCAGTCGCTGAAGATTGCCCGCAACACAGTGGTGCTCGCCTACCAGGATCTCACCGAGGAAGGCTTCCTCATCGCCAAGGAGCGCAGCGGCTTCTTCGTCAACCCGGACGTGCTGTCGGCGCGCCCCAAGGAAGCCGTCAAGGGCGGCGAGGGGCCGGCCAGTGCCGATGAGCCCGACTGGGTCACCCGCTTCAAATGCCGGCCGACGGCACAGCGCAATATCGTGAAGCCGGCCAACTGGCAGGACTATCCCTATCCGTTCATTTACGGCCAGATCGACCAGACGCTCTTTCCGCTGGCCGCCTGGCGTGAGTGTTCGCGCCAAGCGCTGAGCGTCAATTCGGTCAAGGAATGGGCCAATGACCGCTTTGCCGAGGACGATCCGCTTTTGATCGAGCAGATCCGCACGCGATTGCTGCCACGGCGCGGCGTGCGGGTCAGCGCCGACGAAATCCTGGTGACGGTGGGGGCGCAGCAGGCCCTCTATCTGTTGTCCACCTTGCTATTCGATCACAAGACCACCTTCGGCCTGGAGGATCCCGGCTATACCGACGCCCGCAACATTGCGGGACTGCGTAACTGCCGGCTGGTTTCGCTGCCCGTCGACGAACACGGGCTGATTCTGGGGCCGCATCTCGATGGTTGCGACTACGTCTATGTGACACCCAGTCACCAGTTTCCCACCACGGTCACCATGTCGCTTGAGCGGCGCCACGCCTTGCTGGAACGTGCGGCGGAGAAAGACTTCCTGCTGATCGAGGACGATTACGAGAGCGAGCTGACCCATGCCGGATCGCCGCAGCCGGCGCTGAAATCGCTTGACCGGCACGGCCGCGTTATCTTCATTTCCAGCCTTTCAAAGACTTTGGCGCCGGGCCTGCGCATGGGTTTCCTGGTGGCGCCCAAGGCGTTGGTTGCCGAGCTGCGCGCCCTGCGCCGGCTGATGATCCGCCATCCGGCCGCCAACAACCAGCGCACGGTGGCGCTGTTCCTGGCCGATGGCCACCACGACACGCTGCTGCGGCGTCTCTGCAATGTCTATCGCGAACGCTTGGCCGCCGCGGTGACCGCCATTGCCAGACATCTGCCCGAGTTCACGGTGAACCTCACGGCGGGCGGCACGGCGCTGTGGATCAAGGGGCCGAAGGATTGCGACATGGCGGCGATTGCTGCTGCGGCGGAAAAGCGCGGTGTCGTCATCGAGCCTGGCGCTGTCCACTTCCTGAACCAGCCGGGCCCAGCCAATTTCTGCCGTCTCGGCGTCTCGTCGATCCAGACCGAGCGCATCGAACCCGGCATCCGGCTGCTGGCCGAGGCGGTTCGGGAGGTGGCGTAA
- a CDS encoding ABC transporter permease, which yields MSSRALVFILPIIVIAVFWAMARQEAKRGIDPSHKGFFERNGTTLGVVFISLVAFWTLFLVALPYLYMVVESFHPQLPPTRRGGPDDVLTLAQYKSFFIAPHGETTFSFLGASFTAPINLVHIKAFALSIIISMVVTAINLAICYPLAFYMAQSGTPQKVRLLMLGLIVPYWVNEILRAFSMRLLLASKGLINQILMAAGFTDTPIDFLGNNTGLYVGLSYAYLLVMIFPLYNAIESLDKNQIEAARDLGAPWWRIHKDVVVPYAKPGIASGCTMVFMLSAGSLAAPQFLGGPSTLWFTSIIYDFFFQNFNWARGAAYSFLLLFACIGVVMGMLRLFKVSLGETIK from the coding sequence GTGAGTAGTCGCGCCCTCGTCTTCATCCTTCCCATCATCGTCATCGCCGTTTTCTGGGCGATGGCGCGGCAGGAAGCCAAGCGCGGCATCGATCCGTCGCATAAGGGTTTCTTCGAGCGCAATGGGACAACGCTCGGCGTGGTGTTCATCTCGCTGGTCGCGTTCTGGACGCTTTTTCTGGTCGCGTTGCCCTATTTGTACATGGTGGTCGAGAGCTTTCACCCGCAGCTGCCGCCGACCCGGCGTGGCGGTCCCGACGATGTCTTGACTCTGGCGCAGTACAAATCCTTCTTCATTGCCCCGCATGGCGAGACAACCTTCTCTTTCCTTGGCGCCAGTTTCACGGCACCGATCAATCTGGTGCATATCAAGGCGTTTGCACTGTCGATCATCATTTCGATGGTGGTGACGGCGATCAATCTGGCGATCTGCTATCCGCTGGCCTTCTACATGGCTCAGTCCGGCACACCGCAGAAGGTCCGCCTGCTGATGTTGGGGCTGATCGTGCCCTATTGGGTCAATGAGATCTTGCGCGCATTCTCGATGCGGCTGTTGCTTGCTTCAAAAGGGCTGATCAACCAGATCCTGATGGCAGCGGGCTTCACCGACACGCCGATCGATTTCCTTGGCAACAATACCGGGCTCTATGTCGGCCTTTCCTACGCTTACCTGCTGGTCATGATCTTCCCGCTCTATAACGCGATCGAAAGTCTGGATAAGAACCAGATCGAGGCGGCGCGCGACCTTGGTGCGCCTTGGTGGCGTATTCACAAGGATGTGGTCGTCCCTTATGCCAAGCCCGGCATCGCCTCTGGCTGCACCATGGTGTTCATGCTCTCAGCCGGTTCGCTCGCGGCGCCCCAGTTCCTCGGTGGGCCAAGCACGCTGTGGTTCACCTCGATCATCTATGACTTCTTCTTCCAGAACTTCAATTGGGCGCGTGGCGCCGCCTATTCGTTCCTGCTGCTGTTTGCCTGCATCGGCGTGGTCATGGGAATGTTGCGTCTCTTCAAGGTGTCACTTGGGGAGACCATAAAATGA
- a CDS encoding GMC family oxidoreductase produces the protein MEPAFDYIIVGGGSAGCAVAGRLAESGKYRVALLEAGPSGHGLWTRMPIGYGKTFYEPRVNWMYQTAPVPGLGGRTSYWPRGKVLGGSSTINAMVYSRGQAADFEEWAALGNVGWGWSDVLAAYRRMEDHDLGAGPWHGAGGPLHVSTIDQDAHPLTAIFLQAAAEMGLPFSPDLNGETIEGAGHYQITTRKGLRESAATAYLKPRPNLYISTETQATRLLLDGRRVSGVATMEKGRQRDFFAAKEVIVAAGSIGSPHLLQLSGIGPAGLLKRVGIEVALDVPAVGQNLQDHLCYDHVYKSRRPSLNDALGPWMGKLRVGLQYLLFRKGPLALSLNQGGGYYRSRPGLAAPDIQLYFSPLSYERAQTPRVRALMSPDPFPGFSTSVSPCKPKSAGHLAITSPDWRVAPEIHPNYLSDPFDVAQLLDGARYLRRLAATPSFAAVIEAEMKPGGAAQSDADLIADIQARCYSVFHPVGTCRMGPDPANSVVDPQLRLHGLAGLRVADASIFPVITSGNTNAPAIMVGERAAEFVLGAP, from the coding sequence ATGGAGCCGGCGTTCGACTACATCATTGTCGGCGGCGGTTCCGCCGGCTGTGCCGTCGCTGGCCGCCTTGCCGAGAGCGGGAAATACCGCGTCGCGCTGCTTGAAGCAGGCCCAAGCGGCCATGGCCTGTGGACGCGCATGCCGATCGGCTATGGCAAGACCTTCTACGAACCGCGCGTCAACTGGATGTACCAGACGGCGCCGGTGCCGGGATTGGGTGGCCGCACCAGCTATTGGCCGCGTGGCAAGGTGCTGGGTGGTTCCTCCACCATCAATGCCATGGTCTATTCGCGCGGGCAGGCCGCCGATTTCGAGGAATGGGCGGCGCTCGGCAATGTCGGCTGGGGCTGGTCGGATGTCCTTGCCGCCTATCGCCGGATGGAGGACCACGATCTGGGGGCCGGGCCGTGGCATGGTGCCGGCGGGCCGCTCCATGTCAGCACGATCGACCAGGACGCACATCCGCTGACGGCCATTTTTCTGCAGGCTGCGGCGGAGATGGGTCTTCCCTTCAGCCCAGATCTCAATGGCGAGACGATCGAGGGCGCCGGCCATTACCAGATCACGACCCGCAAGGGTCTGCGCGAATCGGCTGCCACCGCCTATCTGAAGCCCCGCCCGAATTTGTACATTTCCACCGAGACCCAGGCGACGCGCCTGTTGCTCGACGGACGTCGCGTGAGTGGCGTTGCCACAATGGAGAAGGGGCGTCAGCGCGACTTCTTTGCGGCCAAGGAGGTCATCGTCGCTGCCGGCAGCATCGGTTCGCCGCATCTTCTGCAGCTTTCCGGTATCGGCCCGGCGGGCTTGCTCAAGAGGGTCGGCATAGAGGTTGCGCTGGATGTGCCCGCGGTCGGGCAGAATCTCCAGGACCACCTCTGTTACGATCACGTCTACAAATCGCGGCGTCCCAGCCTCAATGACGCGCTGGGGCCCTGGATGGGGAAGCTGAGGGTTGGGCTGCAATATCTGTTGTTCCGCAAGGGCCCGCTGGCGCTGAGCCTCAATCAGGGCGGGGGATATTATCGCTCAAGGCCCGGTCTTGCGGCACCCGACATCCAGCTCTATTTCTCACCGCTCTCATACGAACGGGCGCAAACACCGCGCGTCCGTGCGTTGATGAGCCCCGATCCTTTTCCGGGATTCAGTACTAGCGTCTCGCCGTGCAAGCCGAAGAGTGCCGGGCACCTCGCCATCACGTCGCCGGATTGGCGGGTGGCGCCGGAAATCCATCCCAACTATCTCAGCGATCCCTTCGACGTTGCGCAATTGCTCGATGGTGCCCGCTATCTCCGTCGCCTTGCGGCAACGCCGAGCTTTGCTGCCGTGATCGAGGCCGAAATGAAGCCGGGCGGGGCGGCACAATCGGACGCGGACCTCATCGCCGATATCCAGGCGCGCTGCTATTCGGTCTTCCATCCCGTCGGCACCTGCCGCATGGGGCCGGATCCGGCCAATTCGGTGGTTGACCCGCAACTTCGCCTGCATGGTCTCGCCGGATTGCGGGTGGCGGACGCCTCGATTTTCCCGGTGATTACCTCCGGCAACACCAATGCGCCGGCGATCATGGTGGGTGAGCGTGCGGCCGAATTCGTCCTCGGCGCCCCATAA
- a CDS encoding ABC transporter permease, translating to MNSRMVMKAMVGFYICLFFLYLFGPLIVMSITAFNTPSYPQAFPFEGFTLDWFVKLWNHRAMMEGLRNSIIIGLGVVAISVPVGLAASIIMSQIYHRARSLYYLITISPLLTPGVIIGISTVIFWKDVLGVTEFTKAVFYKGMILAILGQASFVSAYCLLIFMARLTRFDRAQEEAALDLGASYPQVFWHILLPFLKPAVVSAVVIGFLSSFENYNTTTFAILADKTLVTVLAGEVRQGTNPALSALAVIIISISLAGAIIFEVLKRREQQKAERAHREAVLAERQEAVV from the coding sequence ATGAATTCCCGTATGGTCATGAAGGCGATGGTTGGTTTCTACATCTGCCTTTTCTTTCTCTATCTCTTCGGGCCGCTCATCGTCATGAGCATCACGGCGTTCAACACGCCGAGCTATCCGCAGGCATTTCCGTTCGAGGGCTTCACGCTCGACTGGTTCGTGAAGCTTTGGAATCATCGGGCAATGATGGAGGGATTGCGTAATTCCATCATCATCGGCCTCGGGGTGGTGGCAATCTCAGTGCCGGTGGGGCTCGCGGCATCGATCATCATGAGCCAGATCTATCACCGCGCGCGCAGCCTCTATTACCTCATCACGATCTCGCCCTTGCTCACGCCGGGTGTGATCATTGGCATTTCGACCGTGATCTTCTGGAAAGACGTGCTAGGCGTTACGGAGTTCACCAAGGCGGTCTTCTATAAGGGCATGATCCTCGCGATCCTCGGTCAGGCCAGTTTCGTCTCGGCCTATTGCCTGCTCATCTTCATGGCGCGCCTGACGCGCTTTGACCGGGCGCAGGAGGAGGCGGCGCTCGATCTTGGCGCCTCCTATCCGCAGGTGTTCTGGCATATCCTGCTGCCGTTTCTGAAACCCGCCGTGGTTTCGGCGGTGGTGATCGGGTTCCTCTCTTCCTTCGAGAACTACAACACCACGACCTTTGCCATTCTTGCTGACAAGACGCTGGTGACAGTTCTGGCGGGCGAGGTCCGGCAGGGCACCAACCCAGCACTTTCGGCGCTGGCGGTGATCATCATCAGTATCTCGCTGGCCGGCGCCATCATCTTCGAGGTATTGAAGCGTCGTGAGCAGCAGAAGGCCGAGCGGGCACACCGTGAGGCGGTGTTGGCGGAACGGCAGGAAGCCGTCGTCTGA
- a CDS encoding LLM class flavin-dependent oxidoreductase, with amino-acid sequence MTAKKKAHLLGFVQHGVNSHATGMWRHPKDKINWDWTKPAYWQHMARTMERGLFDAMFIADELAPYNNWEGSSDATVKYAVQCPVHEPSTIVPIITTATKHLGVGVTLSTAFEHPYSMVRRLSSLDHLSSGRVAWNVVSSYSKSEWDAYGADMTARSGRYERMEEYMELCYQLWDSWSPDAIIADRESGIYADISKVKEVHFDGEFFRSHGRSFVAPSPQGRPVLWQAGSSDRGRDFAAKHAEAIFAVHPNVDRMREYSDDLTNRLETRFNRKPGSVKKIYGVQTVVGLTRSEAQEKYERIRECIPLEGALAWISGHFGPDFSKYKLDDIVQNIEIPGIQGLFDSIIYAKGGAPVTVKEAALIYAEGMGMPRLIGTPKDIADQLEHFLDEGGADGFMLAATYTPGCFEEFADLVVPELQRRGRFRTEYAGPTLRENLLQH; translated from the coding sequence ATGACAGCCAAGAAGAAGGCCCATCTGCTGGGTTTCGTGCAACATGGCGTCAACAGCCATGCAACCGGCATGTGGCGCCACCCCAAGGACAAGATCAACTGGGATTGGACCAAGCCGGCCTATTGGCAGCACATGGCACGCACCATGGAACGCGGCCTGTTCGACGCCATGTTCATCGCCGACGAACTGGCACCCTATAACAATTGGGAAGGCAGTTCCGACGCCACGGTAAAGTACGCCGTGCAATGCCCGGTGCATGAACCATCGACCATCGTGCCGATCATCACCACGGCCACGAAGCATCTTGGCGTCGGCGTCACCTTGTCGACCGCATTCGAGCACCCCTATTCCATGGTGCGTCGTCTTTCCAGTCTCGACCACCTCTCCAGCGGCCGCGTCGCCTGGAACGTCGTCAGTTCCTATTCCAAAAGCGAGTGGGATGCTTACGGCGCCGACATGACGGCGCGGTCCGGCCGTTATGAGCGGATGGAAGAGTATATGGAGCTTTGCTACCAGCTGTGGGATTCCTGGTCGCCGGATGCCATCATTGCCGACCGAGAGAGCGGCATCTACGCCGACATCTCCAAGGTGAAAGAGGTGCATTTCGACGGCGAGTTCTTCCGCAGCCATGGGCGGTCCTTCGTGGCACCCTCGCCGCAGGGCCGGCCGGTGCTGTGGCAGGCCGGATCATCCGATCGCGGGCGCGATTTTGCGGCCAAGCATGCCGAGGCGATCTTTGCCGTGCATCCCAATGTCGACCGCATGCGGGAGTATTCCGACGATCTCACCAACCGCTTGGAGACCCGCTTCAACCGCAAGCCCGGCAGCGTCAAAAAGATCTATGGCGTACAGACCGTCGTCGGCTTGACGCGGTCGGAGGCACAGGAAAAATACGAGCGCATCCGCGAATGCATCCCGCTGGAGGGGGCGCTTGCCTGGATCTCAGGCCATTTCGGGCCGGACTTCTCGAAATACAAGCTCGATGACATCGTGCAGAACATCGAGATTCCGGGCATTCAGGGCCTCTTTGATTCCATCATCTACGCCAAGGGCGGCGCGCCGGTGACAGTCAAGGAAGCGGCGCTGATCTATGCCGAAGGAATGGGCATGCCGCGCCTCATCGGTACCCCAAAGGATATCGCCGACCAGCTCGAGCATTTCCTCGACGAGGGAGGTGCGGACGGCTTCATGCTGGCTGCAACCTACACGCCAGGCTGCTTCGAGGAATTCGCCGATCTGGTCGTCCCGGAGTTGCAGCGACGTGGCCGGTTCCGCACTGAATATGCAGGACCGACCTTACGGGAGAACCTGCTTCAGCATTGA
- a CDS encoding ABC transporter ATP-binding protein produces the protein MSAGVELDHITVRFGEFTAVDNATLDIKGGEFFSFLGPSGCGKTTILRTVSGFLEPSDGAVRIGGQDMRGIGPNKRPTALIFQNLALFPLMSVAENITYGLRVRGVGKADRRKKADELLDLIALRGQGDKLVSELSGGQKQRVAIARALAVQPKVLLLDEPLSALDLKLRQHMRNELRAIQQLVGITFIYITHDQGEALTMSDRIAVMSDGVIQQVADGKAVYDSPTTSFVASFVGENNAFAGTVIRADGDYAVVDTAFGPLRGRNSQGLKPGARGILFVRPESARLQQGAADATFKSKVKNVAFEGNMSHVFLEGIGKKDVTVTVGRRDGSEIPGQDDIANISYDPDLGLVLPEGKMARE, from the coding sequence ATGAGTGCGGGCGTCGAGCTTGACCACATAACGGTCCGCTTCGGTGAGTTCACGGCTGTCGATAACGCGACACTCGACATCAAGGGCGGCGAGTTCTTTTCCTTTCTGGGGCCATCCGGCTGCGGCAAGACCACAATCCTGCGCACGGTCTCAGGCTTTCTCGAACCCTCGGACGGTGCCGTGCGGATCGGCGGCCAGGACATGCGCGGGATCGGGCCAAACAAGCGGCCGACAGCGCTGATCTTTCAGAATTTGGCGCTCTTTCCGCTGATGAGCGTTGCCGAGAACATCACTTATGGCCTGCGGGTGCGTGGCGTTGGCAAGGCCGACCGACGCAAGAAGGCGGATGAACTCCTGGACCTCATCGCGCTGCGGGGGCAGGGCGACAAGTTGGTAAGTGAGCTTTCAGGCGGCCAGAAGCAGCGTGTGGCGATCGCGCGTGCGCTGGCGGTGCAGCCGAAGGTGCTGTTGCTCGATGAGCCGCTCTCGGCGCTCGATCTGAAGCTACGCCAACACATGCGCAATGAACTGCGCGCCATTCAGCAATTGGTCGGCATTACTTTCATCTACATCACGCATGACCAGGGCGAAGCGCTCACCATGTCCGATCGCATCGCCGTCATGAGCGATGGGGTGATCCAGCAGGTCGCCGACGGCAAGGCCGTCTATGACAGCCCCACGACTTCCTTTGTGGCGTCGTTCGTGGGTGAGAATAACGCGTTCGCCGGCACCGTCATTCGTGCCGATGGCGACTATGCCGTGGTCGATACCGCCTTTGGTCCCTTGCGTGGCCGCAATTCGCAAGGTTTGAAGCCCGGTGCCAGGGGCATTCTTTTCGTACGGCCCGAATCCGCGCGGCTTCAGCAGGGTGCCGCCGACGCCACCTTCAAGTCGAAGGTTAAGAACGTGGCGTTCGAGGGCAACATGTCCCATGTCTTCCTGGAAGGGATTGGCAAGAAGGACGTGACCGTTACCGTCGGTCGGCGTGACGGCAGCGAGATCCCTGGCCAGGATGACATAGCGAATATTTCCTACGATCCTGATCTGGGCTTGGTTCTGCCGGAAGGGAAGATGGCCCGTGAGTAG
- a CDS encoding extracellular solute-binding protein: MTKKILTPAQETMRAALVSRRTLMRSAAAVGAVGLSSPMLVKNAFSSSGELNLLMWSDEFPDPVIPGFEKATGIKVNQTPFSQNEEQINKLQATGGEGFDLCQPTCNRAPQYKDLAVLAPFDTNKIKNMSAFVPSMLESSQKLWTWEDGLYHLPHCWGSEALSYRTDLYKGDLANLSYGSLWADDVKGHTQGRGHSFLLGIGLWWDASGKQPSNRMLDGYKDEASFKKVWDPILAFAIEHKSWVKQFWDSADNTKSGLMENDVWIGQTWDGPPLSLKKEGKPVNYTSPKEGAIVWLDGLSQMKAAKNTDQIYEFINYLTTPEVSAQVAEGSGYNPVITGGDALTSDVFKKNFQEAYPGDALKNVWPWPAEPAWYAEIRSQYVDQFKAA, translated from the coding sequence ATGACAAAGAAAATTTTGACACCGGCCCAGGAAACGATGCGCGCAGCGCTCGTATCCCGCCGTACGTTGATGCGCTCGGCCGCTGCCGTTGGCGCCGTGGGTTTGAGCTCACCCATGCTCGTCAAGAATGCGTTCTCGTCCTCGGGCGAGCTTAACCTGCTGATGTGGTCCGACGAGTTTCCCGATCCGGTGATCCCGGGCTTCGAGAAGGCCACTGGCATTAAGGTCAACCAAACCCCGTTCTCGCAGAACGAGGAGCAGATCAACAAGTTGCAGGCGACCGGTGGCGAAGGTTTCGACCTCTGCCAGCCCACTTGCAACCGGGCACCGCAGTACAAGGACCTCGCTGTCCTGGCGCCGTTCGACACGAACAAGATCAAGAACATGTCGGCCTTCGTGCCGTCCATGCTCGAGAGCTCGCAGAAGCTGTGGACCTGGGAAGACGGCCTCTATCATCTGCCGCATTGCTGGGGCTCGGAAGCTCTCTCCTATCGCACCGACCTCTACAAGGGCGATTTGGCCAACCTTTCCTATGGCTCGCTCTGGGCCGACGATGTGAAGGGCCACACGCAGGGTCGCGGCCACTCCTTCTTGCTCGGCATCGGCCTGTGGTGGGACGCCAGCGGCAAGCAGCCGTCGAACCGCATGCTCGACGGCTACAAGGACGAGGCCAGCTTCAAGAAGGTTTGGGATCCCATCCTCGCTTTCGCCATCGAACACAAATCCTGGGTGAAGCAGTTCTGGGATTCGGCCGATAACACCAAGTCCGGCCTGATGGAGAACGATGTCTGGATCGGCCAGACCTGGGACGGCCCGCCGCTGTCGCTGAAGAAGGAAGGCAAGCCGGTCAACTACACCTCGCCGAAGGAAGGTGCGATCGTGTGGCTCGACGGCCTGTCGCAGATGAAGGCCGCCAAGAACACCGACCAGATCTACGAGTTCATCAACTATCTGACGACGCCGGAAGTGTCGGCACAGGTCGCCGAAGGTTCGGGCTACAACCCGGTCATCACCGGCGGCGATGCGCTGACCTCGGACGTCTTCAAGAAGAACTTCCAGGAAGCCTATCCTGGCGACGCTTTGAAGAACGTCTGGCCGTGGCCGGCGGAACCCGCCTGGTATGCGGAAATCCGCAGCCAGTACGTCGACCAGTTCAAAGCCGCGTAA